The genomic interval CCGTTCGTAAGTCGGCTTTTCGGATTCTTCATGGAATGAGGGTGAATGGTCATGGTAAGGCAACCAAACAACGGGTGGCGTCTGATCCTGTTCGTCTTGATGGGCATCGGTTTCCTCCGCCTGCTCGTCGTCAATCCTGTTCAAGTATTGATTCCCCTGCTCATTGCCGGTGTTGTCTTTTACCTGTACAAGTTTCCACCGCAATGGTTTCTGCGGTGGAACATCCCCTCTCATTCCCGGTCGATCCGCCCGCGTAAAAAAGGGCGGCCGACAGGAAACCGCTTTCGTGGCAGGCGCCCTGCTTTCCGCGTGATTGAAGGCAATAAAAAGCCGGAACAAAAAACAAAAACCCCATGACAAATCACCACCAAGAGCGAAACCCGAATTCCAACTCGAACCAGGGTGCATCCGGCGACCGTGGATTCCGATATATGGGTGGCCTTTTTGGATGAGTGACTTTTCAGCACAGCCATTCTGGATCGCAAGGAAAAAGGCCACCCGGAAGCCTGAATATGATACGAATACGGATTGGGCACAGACGCACAGACTTAAAACAATGCATCGGTGGCCTCATCCACCACTTTGGGCGTCCCGGTGACGATCCCCAACAGATAGGGTATGGTCACGATCTGCGGATAGACAAATTCGGGTTCGGGGGACAACACCTTAACCACGATCCGGGTGTAGCCCTGTCCCGTTTCCACTTTCACCAACTGAAGCCGGTAGCCCGCATTTGGTTTTTCCCCCAGCGTGATCAACAAATAGCGACGGTTGCCATAATTGTACAAATGCGTTCCTTTTTTCTTTTTATGCTGCGACAGCCACTGCAAAACCCGGGGAGACAAGCGCGACTCCTCTCGATGGGTGAT from Polycladomyces zharkentensis carries:
- a CDS encoding protease complex subunit PrcB family protein → MSERKNFRGFRLITHREESRLSPRVLQWLSQHKKKKGTHLYNYGNRRYLLITLGEKPNAGYRLQLVKVETGQGYTRIVVKVLSPEPEFVYPQIVTIPYLLGIVTGTPKVVDEATDALF